The genomic stretch TGGGTGATTTTGCGGGCAATGGCCTAAAACAAATATTTTTGGGCATAAATTCAGGAGGCAGCGGCGGGTTTGGATATTTTTATGTGTTTGACGCCCAAAACAATGAGATCAAAACATTATTTGATTATCAAGACTTTTCCCAAAAAAACCAATACATAGGCGAATACTTAAATAACTATAAAGCTAAGGTAAGCAAAAAAGGCTCAAAAGAACATTATATAATTGATTTGTCTTCCCGCTCTAAGGATTATTTAGATATGATATGGAAATCGGACGGTCAATTAATAGCCCCGCGAAAAATTGATATATCCGATGTCAATACGGTGTTTTCATATTATAATTATGCAACCCAATTATACGAGCTAATCATTTATCAGCGCGTTACAGGCCTTTTTAACGCCGACAGCTTGGGATATGTAATAACGCAACAGCATTTAAAAGACGGCAAGTTTATCGCATTCTTTGAAGGCTTGATGATTTTTCCTCAATAAAATTATCTAAAAATCAAAAAGCGGTATTTATAATACCGCCTTTTTTTTACTTATTATTAGAGTAAAAATATTATTAATTATTATAAAAAATTTTTCAAAATTTTATTTTTTTATTTTATTTTTAATTGACAAAAATTAACAATTACTATATCCTTATGATAATTATATTTGTAACAAGTTAAGTTATTACAAAGGAGGTATTATTATATGGAAGACATTATTATCGCAAAAGCGTCCGAGGTCAAAGCGACGCACAGAAAGGAACTTAATAAGTACGAATATTATAAGCGCGAATTAGTGCCTATAAGAGAAAACGGGCAATGCCAATTTAATTTATATGAAATTCCGCCCAACAAAGCGACATATCCTTATCACTATCACACAAAAAACGAAGAAGTTTTTTATATTTTGCAAGGCAAAGGCTTGCTTAGAACGCCCAAGGGCGAGCGGATTGTTACCGCCGGCGATTTTATTTATTTCCCCGCTAACGCAAACGGCGCGCACCAGATAAAGAACATATCCGATGAAAACCTGATATATTTGGACTTTGACACCCATAACGATATAGATGTTTGTTTTTATCCGGATACGGGCAAAGTCGGCGTTTGGGGCAGGGGCGTTAATCAGATTTATAGAATTAAAGACCAAGTTACATATTTTGACGGCGAAGAAGCCGAATAATTGCGTTTTGGGTATATAATTTAAGGAATAAAAAAAGAGGCCTATTAACCAATAATCTTTTCATAAAACACTCATATCATTTTTTGGCATAAGCCATCATGACATACCCCAAAAGACAATATGATTTTTTTCATATTGTTTTTTGGGGTATAAATTTATTTTTCAATCACATAATAAAAATATGAAAAAATCGGTTTTTTGCTTGTTTAGCGCTTGTTTGGTTATTATGTTATTTGGCGGCGGTTATAGGCTTAATGACCGCGATTTTATCAAATGGGTTGATTTTAATGTTCCTTACGGGATTTTGCATTTGGCTTACAAATACGATATAGAAACGGTTAATGAAAAAGTCCA from Clostridiales bacterium encodes the following:
- a CDS encoding cupin domain-containing protein codes for the protein MEDIIIAKASEVKATHRKELNKYEYYKRELVPIRENGQCQFNLYEIPPNKATYPYHYHTKNEEVFYILQGKGLLRTPKGERIVTAGDFIYFPANANGAHQIKNISDENLIYLDFDTHNDIDVCFYPDTGKVGVWGRGVNQIYRIKDQVTYFDGEEAE